A stretch of DNA from Streptomyces sp. NBC_01197:
CGCGCAGCGCGCGGAGCTCGGCGAGGGTGCCTGCGTGGTCGCCGAGCCGGTGGCTGGCGTCGATCCGCATCTCCGCGGCGGCGAGCACGGCGTCAGACGGCTGGTCGGCGACGTCCTGGCCAAGCTGAACTGCCCCAACCGCACCCTGGCGGTGCTCCGCGCGATCGAGTACGGCCTGCTGATCGACCGGGACGGGGAGCCCAGCACGGGCTGGTACGGACCCGCGCTGCTCCGGGAGATGCCCGGGGCCTTCGTCGAGATCTTCCACCACGTCGAGGCGCACCGAGCTGTACCGCCGGATGCTCGGTCCGTGCGGTTCGGCTCGCTTCATCAACCGGCTGCACCACCTGATCGCCCAGCAGGTCGGCCTACAGCTGGCCGGGGCAGGCGTCGGCGCACCCGACACACCGGCCGTCGAAGTGCGCGCCCACTGCGCGGCCGGGGCCTTCATCGGGATCGTCACCCACTGGCTGCGCGGCCCCGGCGCTGACCGCACACGTCGGTGCCGTGCGGAACCGGTGCCGTTTCCCGGACCGCGGCCCGGTTTCCTCGCGTTCGGGCCTCCCGCGAAGGAGACTTGCATTCCGAACGGAGTATCCCGGAGGGGGAATGCACATGCGGGACGGCCATCGGGCGGAAGCGGAGCGGCTGTTGGCGCGCGCCGTGGAGGAGGAGGTGCGGCGGGCGGGTGGCCGGGCCGACGCGGGGACGCTGCTGGCGCGGGGGCGCGGTGCGCTCGATTCGCTGGCCAAGAGCGCATCCGACGAGTACGCCGCGTACACCCGCGCACTCGACGCGGCGCAGGCCGAACAGCACCCACTGTCCGCGGACTTCAACCGCGCGTCCCTGGCAACGCCCGTGCTGGTCACCGTGGTTGCCGCCATCGCCGCGTGCGGCGCTGACCTCGCCCTCGGCACCGGCGGCGGGACCGCGGTCGGCTCGGGCGTGGTCGTCGCCGTCGCCGGGGCCGCCGCCACCGTCGCCAGGGTGACCGCCGCGCACTTTCCCGCGGCCCACCGCAGAGCCGGCGCCCAGGGGCAGCCCGGCGGGACCGAGCAGCTGCGGCTCGAATGGCTGACCGCGCTGGAGGTACGGGGCATCCGCCCGTACCTGGACCAGCAGCGGATGCTCGCCGTGCCCCAGAACCAGAAGAAGCCCAAGAGCACGGTGCCGCCGCAGTTGCGCGGCACCGACAAGAGCGCGGCGGCGCGCAGGCGGTCCACGCTCGACCAGTCGTTCAGCCATCTGCCCGTGGCTGACGGGCCGTTCGCGGGACGCCGGACGGAGATGGCGCAGATCGCCCAGTGGGTACACGCCGCCCGGGCCTCCACCGAGACCCGGCCGACGGTCGTGGTGCTGCACGGTGCCCCGGGCTCGGGGCGCACCACCCTCGCCGTCCGCGCGGCGCACCAGCTCAAGGACCAGTTCCGCGGGGCCTGCGTGGTCGACCTGCGCGGCGCGACCCGGGACGAGGCGCCCCTCTCGACCAGGGACGCACTGCTCCATCTGCTGAACGGGCTCGGCGCCCCGCGCGAGCAGCTGCTCTTCCGTGAACGCTCCTCGCCGGAGCAGCAGTTGAAGCGGCTGAGCGAGCTGTACCACCAGCATCTGACCGAGCTGGCGGTCACCGTCGTACTGGACGACGCGTCGGACCCGGCCCAGGTGCGCGCCCTGGTGCCGGAGCGCTCGGACAGCCTGGTCCTGGTGACGTCGGGTGTCCCGCTCGAACTGCCCGGTGACATCCGGGCCTGGGTGCACCAGCTGCCGGTGGAGGCGCTGGACGCGGCGGGTGCGGAGGAGCTGCTGCGGGAGACCGCGGAGGAGCCGGAGAGCCCGTACGATGCCGAATCGACCGGTCTGGTCGCGGAGTTGTGCGGCAGTCTGCCGCTGGCTCTGCGGGTGGCGGGCTCCTCGCTCGGCCTGCGGTCGACGCGCGAACTCGCCGCGCACCTCGGTACGTACCGGCAGCTCGACCCGGTCGGGCGGGCACTGGCGCTGCGCTACAGCGACCAGCCCGAGCAGGGGCGGCGGTTGCTGCGCCGGCTCGCGCTGGCCGGGCGCGCCAGTCTGGGCGCGGCGGCCGCCGCCGCGCTGCTGGACACCGACGACCAGGAGGCGCGGCGGCTGCTGACCCTGCTGTCCAGGGCCGGCCTGATCGACCATGTGCGCGGCAGCCGCTACCGGCTGCACGACACGGTGCGCGCCTTCGCGCAGGCCCGGCTCGATGACGAGGAGCAGCCGCAGGAGCGCACGGCGGCGCAGGAGCGGCTGATCCAGAGCTACGCCGAGCTCGCGGACGCGGTGATCCGGCTGGTGGACGGCAAACTCTCCACCCGGGCAGGCCAGTTCGGGCCGCACGGCTTCACCTCGCTGGACGCGGCGCTGCGCTGGCTGGACGAGGAGTCGAGCTTCATCACCTCCGCGCTGCGCCAGGCGGAGGGCGTCGGCCAGGACGTGGTGCTGCATCTGCTGGGCGCCCTCTGCGACTACTGCCTGCTGCGGGGCGACCTCTACCGGCTGGGTGAGATCAGCGAGCTGACGCAGGCCGTCGGGCAGGGGCTGCTCGCCAGGTCGGTGCAGTGGCGTACGGGGATCGCGGCCCGCCAGCTCGGCGAGCTGGACAAGGCCCGTACGACCCTGACCTCGGTCGTCAACCTCTACCACGAGGCGCAGCACGGTGCGGGCGAGGCGCTGGCGCTCTGCTCGCTCGGCATCACCCTGCACCACCAGGGCAATCTGACGGAGGCGGCGGCACGGCTGCGGGAGGCGATCACGCTCCAGGCCGGGCCGGAGCTGGCTGCGGACCGCGCCTGGTCGCTGCACGCGCTGGCGGCGGTTGAGCGCGATCTGGGGAATCTGCCGGAGGCGCTGACGCTGCTCTCGACGGCGCTCACCCTGCACCAGGAGAGCGACTCGCTGCACGGCGAGGCGTGGACGCACTTCCAGCTGGGCCAGCTCTGTCTGCGCCTGGGCGACGTGGCGCGGGCGGACGAGGAGCTGCGGACGGCGCTCGACGCGTACGGGCAGACCAGGGACGGGCGGGGCGAGGCCTGGGCGATGACCCAGCTGGCCCGGGCCAGGCTGGTCGACGGTGACGCGCCGGTCGCGGTGGACCAGCTGCGCCAGGCGCTCTCCCGCCACCGGGACAACGAGGACGCCCGGGGCGAGGCCTGGACGCTCTACTACCTGGGGCAGGCCCTGGAGGAGCGCGGCGACCGCGACCAGGCGGTACGGGAGCTGGAGCGGGCCCGGACGATGTTCTCGCGGATGCGCGACGTGTACGGGCTGGCCTGCGCCCGCCACCACTCGGGGCGGGTCACCCGCGACCAGCGCGCGGCGCAGACGGGCAACCTCCGCAACAGCGGTTTCGCCCGCCAGCTGCTGGCCGACGCGCGGACCGACTTCCACCGTATCGGTGTGGCACACGGCGAGGCGTGGACCTGTCTGGAACTGGCCCTGATCGACGCGGGCAACGACCGCGCGGCCCAGGCGCTCCAGCTCTGCGACGAGGCGGCGGCGCTCTTCGCGACGTACGACGACGGGAGGGGCGGCGACTGGGCCCGCTTCCTGCGCTGCACACTGCTGCCGTACGCGTCGCCGGGCGGCTCGGAGGTGGGCACCGCGGTTGCGGCGGAGGAGCTGTCCCGGCTGATCCGGGCGGAGCACCCGGCCCGCGACCCCGGTCTCACCGAGTGCGCGGAGGCGTACGCCCTGATCCTGGAGCGCGAGGTGTCGCTGGACGACGGCTGGCAGGCCTGGCTGCTCGGCATGGTGCCGGGCCGGGACGCCCGCGAGATCATGGGCGTACCGGTGACGGCGGCACGGCCGTAGCCTGCGGGCATCGCGACAGGCCCGAGTGCGTACGGCAGGAGCCGTACGCACTCGGGCCGTACGCACTGGGGCCTTACCCGCTCGGGCCGTACAGGCTCGGCCGTACGCGGGGCCGGGCCCGGAAGCCCCAGCCCCTCAGCCCTGCTTCTGCTTGCTCTCGCTCCCGGCCGGTGTCACCGGCTCCTGCTCCGGGGCCTCCTTGAAGGCCACCCGGCCCATGTGCCGGCTCATCGACTTCATCAGCAGCCACACCCCCACGGCCAGGGCCGCGAAGACGAGGAAGCCGAGAAGCCCGGGAGTCACCTTGTTGTCGTCGACCTCGGCCAGAGGGACGAGGTGCGTCAATGCCTGGCTAGCGCTCATAACTAGGCATTGTCCCGGATGCCCGCAAAGAGGTCGTCCTCGGGGAGGGATGTCGGCACGAGGGACTTCGCGAGCTCGTACTCCTCGGTCGGCCAGACCTCCCGCTGGATCTCCATCGGGACGTGGAACCAGCCGCCGTCGGGGTCGATCTGCGTGGCGTGCGCGATGAGCGCCTTGTCCCGGATCTCGAAGAAGTCCGCGCACGGAATGTGCGTGGTCAGAGTGCGTTCGGCGCGCTCGAACTGCTTCCAGCGCTCCAGCCACTCCGCGTACGGCGACTCAAGGCCGCGCGCCAGCAGCGCCTCGTGCAGCGCCACGGTGCGCGGCTTGTTGAAGCCCTGGTTGTAGTAGAGCTTCTGCGGCTGGAAGGCAGGGCCGAACTCGGCCTCGGGGTACTTCTCGGTGTCCGCGGCCGCTTCGAACGCCGCCATCGAGACCTGGTGGGTCATGATGTGGTCGGGGTGCGGGTATCCGCCGTTCTCGTCGTACGTGGTGATGACCTGCGGCCGGAATTCCCGGATCAGCCTCACCAGCCGCCCCGCGGCCACGTCGACGTCCTCCAGCGCGAAGCAGCCCTCGGGCAGCGGGGGCAGCGGGTCGCCCTCGGGCAGGCCCGAGTCGACGAAACCCAGCCAGGCCTGGTCGACGCCCAGGATCTCGCGGGCCTCGTCCATCTCCTTCTTACGGACTTCGTGAATGTTCTCCTCGATGTAGGCGTCGCCCTGGAGTTTGGGATTGAGGATGGAGCCGCGCTCGCCTCCGGTGCAGGTCACGACCAGCACGTCCACCCCCTCGGACACGTACTTGGCCATGGTCGCCGCACCCTTGCTCGACTCGTCGTCGGGGTGGGCGTGGACGGCCATCAGGCGAAGCTGCTCAGTCAAGACAGGATCCTCAGTGATTCGTCGCAATCGGCGGCTTCTATAGTGACCGACTGAGGGGTCGGAAAATTCCGGGATCCCCTGCACTGGAGGAACGATCATGACGGCGGTTGGCGAACAGCTTCCCGAGGGCCGCTACGGCCGCTCCGCGGACCAGCGCGCGGACCGCAAGCTGAAGATCACCGGAGCCGTGCTCGGCGCCGTGGCGATCGGGGTCGTCGGCTGGTTCGGTTTCGAGTCCCTCGGCGGCAAGTCCGTCAGCGGCGAGGTCATCGCCTGGAGCATCGCGTCGGACCACGCGGTCGACGTCCATCTGGAGGTCCGCAAGGACGCCGGACTCCACGGGACCTGCACCCTGCGCCTGCGGGCCACCGACGGTGACGAGGTCGGCCGCAAGGACGCCAGGTTCGACCAGGAGAAGACCCGGATCGACCAGGTCGTCACCGTGCGGACCACGTCCAGGGCCACCAGCGTCGAGCTCGTCGGCTGCCAGACCACCTCCTGACCCGCCCGGCGGGCCCCTTCCGGACCAGTCCCGACGCTTCGGTCCTCCCCCTTCGGCTCTTGAATTGTTAGGCTCGTGGTTTCGCCCGCCCCTGGAGGCACATCCTTCTGGGTAGGGCGATGCTTTGTATTTCCGGTACCTACGAGGAGCACCAGTGACCCAGACCAGCGAAAACGTCACCTGGCTGACCCAGGAGGCGTACAACCAGCTGAAGGCTGAGCTGGAGTATCTGTCGGGTCCCGCACGCTCGGAGATCGTCACCAAGATCGCGGCCGCCCGCGAGGAGGGTGACCTGCGCGAGAACGGCGGGTACCACGCGGCCAAGGAGGAGCAGGGCAAGCAGGAGCTGCGCGTACGCCAGCTGACCCAGCTGCTCGAACACGCGAAGGTCGGTGAGGCCCCCGCGGACTCCGGCGAAGCGGCTCCCGGCATGGTCGTGACGATCGCCTTCGACGGCGACGAGGACGACACGATGACGTTCCTGCTCGCCTCCCGCGAGTACGCGAGCTCGGACTTCGAGACGTACTCCCCCCAGTCCCCACTGGGCACCGGCGTGATCGGCAAGAAGGTCGGCGAGAACGCCGAGTACGAACTGCCGAACGGCAAGACGGCCACGGTGAAGATCCTCAAGGCCGAGCCGTTCCAGGGCTGATCCAGGGCTGATCCAGGACTGACCCGGATACAGGGCACCGCATGAGCCCCCGGCCGCGCACCGCGGCCGGGGGCTCAGTCGTGCAGGCGGTACGCGACCGCGCAGGCGGTACGGGTCAGACCGCTGCCGAGCGGTACTTGCGGACCGCCAGGGTGCGGAAGACCGCGAAGATGACCAGCGACCAGATCAGCGAGGCCCAGACCGGGTGCTGCATGGGCCAGGCGTCGGACGTCGACACGCCCGGGTTGCCGAAGAGGACCCGGCAGGCCTGGACGGTCGCGCTGAAGGGGTTCCACTCGGCGATCGGCTGCAGCCAGCCGGGCATCATGGCCGTCGACACGAACGCATTTGAGACAAAAGTCACCGGGAAGAGCCAGACGAGCCCGCCCGATGTGGCCGCTTCCGGTGTGCGGACCGAGAGGCCGATCAGCGCGCCGATCCAGGAAAAGGCGTACCCCAGCAGAAGCAGCAGTCCGAAGCCGCCGAGTACCTTCCCGATGTTCTCGTGGGTGCGCCACCCGACGAGCACGGCCACGATCGCCAGCACCACCAGGGTGAGCGCCGTCTGGACCAGGTCGGCGATCGTACGTCCGGTGAGCACCGCACCCCGGGCCATCGGCAGCGAGCGGAACCGGTCGATCAGGCCCTTGTGCATGTCGTCGGCGATGCCCGCCCCGGCACCGGCCGTGGCGAAGGTGACGGTCTGGGCGAAGATGCCGGCCATCAGGAAGTTGCGGTAACCCACCGCGCTGGTCGAGCCGTTGACGACCAGGGACCCGCCGAACACGTAGCTGAAGAGCACCACGAACATGATCGGCTGGACCAGGCCGAAGACCACGATCTCGGGGATACGGGTCATCCTGATCAGGTTGCGTTTCGCGATCACCAGGGAGTCGTTGACCGACTGGATGATCCCGCCGCGCGGCCGCGGGGCGAGCGGCTTGGGTGCGGCATCCGTGACGGCGCTCATTCGCCGGCCTCCTCGACGCTCGTGGTTGCGTTGCCCGCGGGGGTGCGGTCTGAGCGGGTGCGGCCTGCGGGGGTGCTGCCTCCGCCACCGGGGCCGGGGTCGGTCCCGTTCTCCGCCTCGGCCACATGACCGGTGAGCGAGAGGAACACGTCGTCGAGCGTGGGGCGGCGCAGCCCGATGTCGTCGATCTCGACGCCTCGCCCGTCCAGGTCCCTGATGATCTCGGCGAGCAGCTTGGCGCCGCCCGCCACCGGGACGGTCAGTTTCCGGGTGTGCTCCGCGACGGCGACATCCCCCTTGCCCAGGGCGGCCAGCACCTCGCGGGCGGGGCCGATCTGGCCGGGCCGGTGGACCACGACCTCGACGCGCTCACCGCCCGTGCGCGCCTTGAGCTGGTCCGACGTACCGCGGGCGATGACCTTGCCGTGGTCGATGACGCAGATGTCGTGGGCCAGGTGGTCGGCCTCCTCGAGGTACTGCGTGGTGAGCAGCAGCGTCGTACCGCCTGCCACCAGGTCCTGGATGACCTCCCAGAGCTGCTGGCGGTTCCGGGGGTCGAGCCCGGTGGTCGGTTCGTCCATGAACATCACGGGCGGCGACACTACGAGGGCGGCGGCGAGGTCGAGCCGCCTGCGCATCCCGCCGGAGTACGTCTTGGCGGGGCGGTCGGCCGCGTCAGCGAGGTGGAAACGGTCGAGCAGTTCGACCGCACGCCGCTTCGCGTCGCGTCCGGACATCTGGTAGAGCTGCCCGACCATCTGGAGGTTCTCCCGGCCGGTGAGGTACTCGTCGACCGCGGCGAACTGCCCGGACAGACCGATCGACCTGCGCACCTCCGTGGGGTGCTTGAGTACGTCTGTCCCCGCCACGACCGCCCGCCCGCTGTCGGGCTGCAGCAGGGTGGTCAGGACCCGGACGGCCGTCGTCTTGCCGGCGCCGTTGGGCCCGAGCAGGCCGAGGACCGTACCTTCCGGCACATCGAGATCCACACCGTCCAGTGCTCGTACGTCGCCGAAGGTCTTCACCAGACCCTCGGCGTAAATGGCGCCAGGCATGTGGGCTCCCCCAAGTTGCGTTTTTGGGCACTTTTACGGACACATCGTAAATTTGACGCAGCCAGACCGCCCCTCCGGCGGTGACGCACGCCACACAGTAACGCGATGTATCGCGTCTCAGTAGAGGTTTCCTCGTTTTCCGGTGGAACCAGGCAGATCCGGCAGTGCGGGAGGCCCCCCACAGCGGTCCCCCGCCGTGGGGGGCCTCCCGCACTGCCGACCCGCTCCCGTCGGCCTCACCCGATGACGGTGTACCCCGACTCCCGCAGTGCGGCGCCGACCTCGGTGCAGTGCTCGGGGCCCTTCGTCTCCAGGTGCAGCTCCACCTCGACCTCGCTCAGGCCGAGCCGCGGATCGGTCCGCACATGGCTCACATCCAGCACGTTGGCGTCGGCCACCGAGAGCACGCGCAGCAGCGTCGCGAGCGCTCCGGGGCGGTCGGTCAGCCGGAGCCGCAGCGACAAAAAGCGGCCCGCGGCCGCCATCCCGTGCGTGAGGATGCGCTGCATCAGCAGCGGGTCCACATTGCCGCCCGACAGCACCGCGACCACCGGCCCCTCGAACGCCCCGGGGTCGCTCAGCAGCGCGGCGACCGGGCTGGCACCGGCCGGCTCCACGACCATCTTGGCCCGCTCCAGGCAGAGCAGCAGCGCGCTGGACAACTCGTCCTCGGAGACCGTACGGACCTCGTCCACCAGATCCCGGATGATCCCGAACGGCACGTCCCCCGGGCGGCCCACCTTGATGCCGTCGGCCATCGTCGCCATCGCGTCGATCGACACCGGGCGCCCCTCGGCGAGCGAGGGCGGATACGCGGCGGCGTTCGCCGCCTGCACGCCGATCACCTTCACATCGGCCCGCAGCGCCTTCACCGCGACCGCGATGCCCGCGGCCAGCCCCCCGCCGCCGATCCCGACGACGATCGTCCGCACCTCGGGGCACTGCTCCAGGATCTCCAGGCCCACCGTGCCCTGCCCGGCGATGATGTCGGCGTGGTCGAAGGGGTGGATGAAGACGGCGCCCGTCTCCCGCGCGTACTCCTGGGCGGCGGCGAGGGTCTCGTCGACGACCTGCCCCTGCAGCCGGACCACGGCGCCGTACTCACGGGTCGCGGCGACCTTCGGCAGCGGGGCGCCCATCGGCATGAAGACCGTGGAGCGCACCCCCAGGAGCGACGAGGCGAGCGCGACGCCCTGCGCGTGGTTGCCCGCGCTGGCAGCGACGACCCCGGCCGCGCGCTCCTCGGGGGTCAGCCCGGCGATCCGCACATAGGCGCCGCGCAGCTTGAACGAACCGGTCCGCTGGAGGTTCTCGCACTTGAAGCGGACCGGTGACCCGACGAGACGCGAGAGATGTCTGCTGCCCTCGACCGGCGTCGTCCGTGACACCCCGGAGAGCATCTTCTGTGCTCCGAGGACGTCGTCAAGGATCAGCGGCGGCAGGGGGTGTGACGTACCGAAGCTCATGGCGCCAAGTCTCGCAGCTCGGCGCCGTCCCGGCCGCCGGAGCCGACGGCCCGGCAACGGCTCGGCCGTCATGTTCGCAACGGTTGAAGCAGCGCAGGTACGGGCCCGCTCCGGGCCGCGTACTCTGTCCCCCACTGTCCTTCCACCGCACGAAGAGAGCCCCCGGCCATGCCCCTTTCTCAGGACATGACTTCTGATATCGACCCCGGCTTCCTCGATGCCCTCCAGCACCAGGTGGCCCTCTTCGCCCGTCGCGCCGAGCAGACCCGGATGGGAGGCGTCGGCCAGATGCGCAACTCGATGGACCGCGCGGCCTACCTGCTGCTCAACCGGCTGGACCGGGAAGGTCCGATGGGGGTGAAGGCGCTGGCCGCCAGCATGGGCATCGACTCCTCGACAGTGACCAGGCAGGTCGCCCCGCTCGTCGACACCGGTCTGGTCAAGCGCACCTCGCACCCCGAGGACGGGCGTGCGGTCGTCCTGCAGCTGTCCCCGCGCGGCGAGACCCGCCTGGAAGAGGTGCGCTCCTCGCGGCGTGAGCTGATGGCCCAGGTCACCGAGGGCTGGACGCAGGAGGACCGTGAATCCTTCTGCACGTTGCTGACCCGCTTCAACTCGTCGCTCTCCACCCGTACGGCAGGCCCCCAGGAGCCGGGCGCGCCGAACTCTTGACCGGGTGCCGCGGCCTGCTCTCAGATGAGAGCAGGGAGGCACTGTGCGGGAGCGGACAGCAGCACGGGAACGCCGCCGCGACGAGGAGTTCGAGTCCTTCGTCGCGGGCGCGGCCGGACGGCTCCTCCATGCGGCCGTACTGCTGACGGCCGAGCCGGCGGGCGACACCCCGCGGGCGCGGCGGCTGCTGCTGGCGGCGCTCTCCCATACGTACGCGCACTGGGACCGGCTGCACGGCGACGACCCGTACGAGCACACCCGTCAGGAGCTGGCGGCCCGTTTCGCCCACAGCGCCTGGCGCCACCACCGGCCGCAGCTGCTGGGCCGCCTGCCGGGACGGGCGGCCGGACCCGGCCCTGCGAACCCGGCGGGCGGCGGCGTACTGGGGCGGCTGAGTCCGCAGGAGCGCCTCATCGTGGTGCTGCGGCTGTACGAGGGGATCGCCGAGGAACAGGTCGCCGCTGCGGTGGGGCTGCCTGCCGAGCGGGTCCGGGCGATCTGCGGCCATGCGACGGCGACCCTGCGCAGTACCCCGCAGCAGGCCGCGCCCCGGCTGCCCGAGGTGGCGACGCCATGAGCCTGCCGGACCGCAAGGAGGAGATGGTCCGGCGGATGCTGAAGGGGCCGCATCCGCCGGTCCCCGCCGACCTGGCGCTCCGCGCGGCGGAGCGCGGCACCCGGATTCGGCGCCGCCGCACGGTGGCCCGGAGAGTGGTGTGGCTGCTGCTGACGACAGTGCTCGTGGTGTTCGTGGTGTGGGCGACGCTGACCCAGCCGTGGGCGCCGCCCCCGGCCCGGACGACCCCGCCGGTGGAGGGCTACTGAGAAGCGGGGGCGGCCTGGACGCGGGTGGCTGGGGGCCGGCAACCACCCGTATCCAGGCCCGGCAGCTGTCAGCCCAGTGCCTGCTGAAGATCCGCGAGCAGGTCGTCGGCCGACTCGATGCCCACCGAAAGCCGTACCAGGTCCCCCGGAACCTCCAGCGCCGAACCGGCCACCGACGCGTGCGTCATCCGTCCCGGGTGCTCGATCAGCGACTCCACCCCGCCGAGCGACTCACCCAGCGTGAACAGCTTCGCCCGGTCGCAGACCGCGACCGCCGCCTCCTCGCCGCCACTGACGCGGAAGGAGATCATCCCGCCGAACGACCGCATCTGCTTGGCCGCGATCTCGTGGCCGGGGTGATCGGGCAGCCCCGGGTAGAGGACGCCGCTGACCTTCGGGTGCCGGGTGAGCATCTCCGCGATCCGGGTGGCGTTCTCGCTGTGCCGGTCCATCCGTACGGCGAGCGTCTTGATCCCGCGCAGCACCAGCCAGGCGTCGAACGGCCCGCAGACCGCGCCCATCGCGTTCTGGTGGTACGCCAACTCCTCACCGATCTCG
This window harbors:
- a CDS encoding ATP-binding cassette domain-containing protein, whose product is MPGAIYAEGLVKTFGDVRALDGVDLDVPEGTVLGLLGPNGAGKTTAVRVLTTLLQPDSGRAVVAGTDVLKHPTEVRRSIGLSGQFAAVDEYLTGRENLQMVGQLYQMSGRDAKRRAVELLDRFHLADAADRPAKTYSGGMRRRLDLAAALVVSPPVMFMDEPTTGLDPRNRQQLWEVIQDLVAGGTTLLLTTQYLEEADHLAHDICVIDHGKVIARGTSDQLKARTGGERVEVVVHRPGQIGPAREVLAALGKGDVAVAEHTRKLTVPVAGGAKLLAEIIRDLDGRGVEIDDIGLRRPTLDDVFLSLTGHVAEAENGTDPGPGGGGSTPAGRTRSDRTPAGNATTSVEEAGE
- the ilvA gene encoding threonine ammonia-lyase — its product is MSFGTSHPLPPLILDDVLGAQKMLSGVSRTTPVEGSRHLSRLVGSPVRFKCENLQRTGSFKLRGAYVRIAGLTPEERAAGVVAASAGNHAQGVALASSLLGVRSTVFMPMGAPLPKVAATREYGAVVRLQGQVVDETLAAAQEYARETGAVFIHPFDHADIIAGQGTVGLEILEQCPEVRTIVVGIGGGGLAAGIAVAVKALRADVKVIGVQAANAAAYPPSLAEGRPVSIDAMATMADGIKVGRPGDVPFGIIRDLVDEVRTVSEDELSSALLLCLERAKMVVEPAGASPVAALLSDPGAFEGPVVAVLSGGNVDPLLMQRILTHGMAAAGRFLSLRLRLTDRPGALATLLRVLSVADANVLDVSHVRTDPRLGLSEVEVELHLETKGPEHCTEVGAALRESGYTVIG
- a CDS encoding sigma factor-like helix-turn-helix DNA-binding protein codes for the protein MRERTAARERRRDEEFESFVAGAAGRLLHAAVLLTAEPAGDTPRARRLLLAALSHTYAHWDRLHGDDPYEHTRQELAARFAHSAWRHHRPQLLGRLPGRAAGPGPANPAGGGVLGRLSPQERLIVVLRLYEGIAEEQVAAAVGLPAERVRAICGHATATLRSTPQQAAPRLPEVATP
- a CDS encoding tetratricopeptide repeat protein, with product MRDGHRAEAERLLARAVEEEVRRAGGRADAGTLLARGRGALDSLAKSASDEYAAYTRALDAAQAEQHPLSADFNRASLATPVLVTVVAAIAACGADLALGTGGGTAVGSGVVVAVAGAAATVARVTAAHFPAAHRRAGAQGQPGGTEQLRLEWLTALEVRGIRPYLDQQRMLAVPQNQKKPKSTVPPQLRGTDKSAAARRRSTLDQSFSHLPVADGPFAGRRTEMAQIAQWVHAARASTETRPTVVVLHGAPGSGRTTLAVRAAHQLKDQFRGACVVDLRGATRDEAPLSTRDALLHLLNGLGAPREQLLFRERSSPEQQLKRLSELYHQHLTELAVTVVLDDASDPAQVRALVPERSDSLVLVTSGVPLELPGDIRAWVHQLPVEALDAAGAEELLRETAEEPESPYDAESTGLVAELCGSLPLALRVAGSSLGLRSTRELAAHLGTYRQLDPVGRALALRYSDQPEQGRRLLRRLALAGRASLGAAAAAALLDTDDQEARRLLTLLSRAGLIDHVRGSRYRLHDTVRAFAQARLDDEEQPQERTAAQERLIQSYAELADAVIRLVDGKLSTRAGQFGPHGFTSLDAALRWLDEESSFITSALRQAEGVGQDVVLHLLGALCDYCLLRGDLYRLGEISELTQAVGQGLLARSVQWRTGIAARQLGELDKARTTLTSVVNLYHEAQHGAGEALALCSLGITLHHQGNLTEAAARLREAITLQAGPELAADRAWSLHALAAVERDLGNLPEALTLLSTALTLHQESDSLHGEAWTHFQLGQLCLRLGDVARADEELRTALDAYGQTRDGRGEAWAMTQLARARLVDGDAPVAVDQLRQALSRHRDNEDARGEAWTLYYLGQALEERGDRDQAVRELERARTMFSRMRDVYGLACARHHSGRVTRDQRAAQTGNLRNSGFARQLLADARTDFHRIGVAHGEAWTCLELALIDAGNDRAAQALQLCDEAAALFATYDDGRGGDWARFLRCTLLPYASPGGSEVGTAVAAEELSRLIRAEHPARDPGLTECAEAYALILEREVSLDDGWQAWLLGMVPGRDAREIMGVPVTAARP
- a CDS encoding DUF4307 domain-containing protein — translated: MTAVGEQLPEGRYGRSADQRADRKLKITGAVLGAVAIGVVGWFGFESLGGKSVSGEVIAWSIASDHAVDVHLEVRKDAGLHGTCTLRLRATDGDEVGRKDARFDQEKTRIDQVVTVRTTSRATSVELVGCQTTS
- a CDS encoding MarR family winged helix-turn-helix transcriptional regulator, with the protein product MPLSQDMTSDIDPGFLDALQHQVALFARRAEQTRMGGVGQMRNSMDRAAYLLLNRLDREGPMGVKALAASMGIDSSTVTRQVAPLVDTGLVKRTSHPEDGRAVVLQLSPRGETRLEEVRSSRRELMAQVTEGWTQEDRESFCTLLTRFNSSLSTRTAGPQEPGAPNS
- the mca gene encoding mycothiol conjugate amidase Mca — encoded protein: MTEQLRLMAVHAHPDDESSKGAATMAKYVSEGVDVLVVTCTGGERGSILNPKLQGDAYIEENIHEVRKKEMDEAREILGVDQAWLGFVDSGLPEGDPLPPLPEGCFALEDVDVAAGRLVRLIREFRPQVITTYDENGGYPHPDHIMTHQVSMAAFEAAADTEKYPEAEFGPAFQPQKLYYNQGFNKPRTVALHEALLARGLESPYAEWLERWKQFERAERTLTTHIPCADFFEIRDKALIAHATQIDPDGGWFHVPMEIQREVWPTEEYELAKSLVPTSLPEDDLFAGIRDNA
- a CDS encoding ABC transporter permease, with protein sequence MSAVTDAAPKPLAPRPRGGIIQSVNDSLVIAKRNLIRMTRIPEIVVFGLVQPIMFVVLFSYVFGGSLVVNGSTSAVGYRNFLMAGIFAQTVTFATAGAGAGIADDMHKGLIDRFRSLPMARGAVLTGRTIADLVQTALTLVVLAIVAVLVGWRTHENIGKVLGGFGLLLLLGYAFSWIGALIGLSVRTPEAATSGGLVWLFPVTFVSNAFVSTAMMPGWLQPIAEWNPFSATVQACRVLFGNPGVSTSDAWPMQHPVWASLIWSLVIFAVFRTLAVRKYRSAAV
- the greA gene encoding transcription elongation factor GreA produces the protein MTQTSENVTWLTQEAYNQLKAELEYLSGPARSEIVTKIAAAREEGDLRENGGYHAAKEEQGKQELRVRQLTQLLEHAKVGEAPADSGEAAPGMVVTIAFDGDEDDTMTFLLASREYASSDFETYSPQSPLGTGVIGKKVGENAEYELPNGKTATVKILKAEPFQG